A stretch of Lentibacillus sp. JNUCC-1 DNA encodes these proteins:
- a CDS encoding TIGR02679 family protein, which translates to MNEINEAAAFFKSEPAYSTLFKQFRKKYESLGRIGGTVPTSVLTAEELEEIASFFGVPAERLKRKKGISMLAFAEQLEQTRFAGTDFKALLDAYFDETIISKRAEREQKAQATQQFFVELKAAYPALGFWLDQLLNGKGPGRWIVQLGQKQPEYAASLIDQLHAAWTNMPATAERLPIFSERITGDPHAFDLHTDLGKMFLHLLTAAESIAFKKIEAEEFAATPTSTERINELLQTYHIYRDDLLNFVTSSGLLAETDAGIHPVWQAAVQQNTVQIVPLRELTGLKRIYPAKGEKHVWVVENSGVCATLLDHVSHSPIVCTNGQFTLAALILMDRLVDEGCTLFYAGDLDPEGLGMAERLLERYPEGAISLWYMDQEAYRFSNPVKPLSAERLEKLNSITHQTLKPIAKDMSDLGKAGYQESLVHLMTADMKQRGKKT; encoded by the coding sequence GTGAATGAAATCAATGAAGCCGCTGCTTTTTTTAAGAGTGAACCGGCTTACAGCACCTTGTTTAAACAGTTCCGCAAAAAGTACGAATCACTCGGACGGATTGGCGGCACCGTTCCAACCAGCGTGCTCACAGCAGAGGAACTTGAAGAGATCGCCAGTTTTTTCGGTGTGCCTGCAGAACGACTGAAACGTAAAAAGGGGATTTCCATGCTGGCGTTTGCGGAACAGCTTGAACAGACGAGATTTGCGGGAACGGATTTCAAAGCATTGCTTGATGCCTATTTCGATGAGACGATTATCTCGAAAAGAGCAGAACGTGAGCAGAAAGCCCAAGCGACACAACAATTTTTCGTGGAATTAAAAGCTGCCTATCCGGCTCTTGGTTTTTGGTTGGATCAGCTTTTAAATGGTAAGGGCCCAGGTCGGTGGATCGTGCAATTGGGACAGAAGCAACCTGAATATGCGGCTTCACTTATTGACCAGCTTCACGCAGCTTGGACAAACATGCCCGCGACAGCAGAACGTTTGCCGATTTTTAGTGAACGGATTACCGGAGATCCTCATGCGTTTGACTTGCATACCGACCTTGGAAAAATGTTTTTGCATTTATTAACTGCAGCTGAGTCAATCGCCTTTAAAAAAATAGAGGCAGAAGAATTCGCCGCCACACCAACCAGCACGGAACGAATCAACGAATTATTGCAGACTTATCATATTTACCGTGATGATTTATTAAATTTTGTGACTTCTTCAGGATTGCTTGCAGAGACCGACGCTGGTATTCATCCTGTCTGGCAGGCAGCCGTACAGCAGAACACAGTGCAAATTGTACCGCTCAGAGAACTAACCGGACTGAAACGCATTTATCCTGCCAAGGGTGAGAAGCATGTTTGGGTTGTTGAAAATTCGGGGGTATGCGCAACCTTACTCGATCATGTTTCACATTCTCCAATCGTCTGTACAAATGGTCAATTTACATTGGCAGCCCTAATTTTAATGGATCGCCTTGTCGATGAAGGATGCACATTGTTCTACGCTGGTGATCTTGATCCCGAAGGCTTAGGTATGGCAGAGCGTTTGCTGGAACGCTATCCTGAAGGAGCAATCAGTCTGTGGTATATGGATCAGGAAGCATACAGATTCAGTAATCCGGTTAAACCGTTATCCGCAGAACGGTTGGAAAAGCTAAATAGTATCACACATCAAACGTTGAAGCCTATCGCTAAAGACATGAGCGATCTTGGCAAAGCAGGTTATCAGGAATCCCTTGTGCATCTCATGACAGCGGATATGAAACAAAGGGGGAAAAAGACATGA
- a CDS encoding pentapeptide repeat-containing protein, with protein MTSSTHKPEPPRVPETLPELELTSLLKDEEHITTGMVEDAEIAYETVDKLSLDTIIFKNTSFIDVSFSNVELTDVVFEKCDLSNADFSDGIFHRVEFRQSKLMGANLSGSFMRNVLFKGCMADMAMFGFTDNKYVRFQDTTLNQADFYECVLKKTVYEKCRMDGANFGGTSLEGVDLSRSTFEELTISPEKIPGCIVTPEQAVGLSKALGLIISEE; from the coding sequence ATGACATCATCAACACATAAGCCAGAACCGCCTCGAGTCCCTGAGACCCTGCCGGAACTGGAATTAACATCTTTACTTAAAGATGAGGAACATATCACCACCGGGATGGTTGAAGACGCTGAAATTGCTTACGAAACGGTTGATAAATTGTCGTTGGACACCATCATTTTCAAGAACACATCATTCATTGACGTCTCCTTTTCAAATGTTGAACTCACTGATGTGGTATTTGAAAAGTGTGACCTCTCGAATGCCGATTTCAGTGATGGCATTTTTCACCGGGTTGAATTCCGCCAGTCCAAACTGATGGGCGCGAATTTGTCGGGATCATTCATGCGAAATGTTTTGTTTAAAGGATGTATGGCAGATATGGCTATGTTCGGTTTTACAGACAATAAGTATGTGCGGTTTCAAGACACAACTTTGAATCAAGCGGACTTCTATGAATGTGTTCTTAAAAAAACAGTTTACGAAAAGTGCCGTATGGATGGTGCTAACTTTGGAGGTACCAGTTTAGAGGGCGTTGATTTAAGTCGTTCTACTTTTGAAGAATTGACCATATCGCCGGAAAAAATCCCAGGGTGTATTGTGACACCAGAACAGGCTGTGGGGCTTTCCAAAGCACTGGGCCTAATCATTTCAGAAGAGTAA
- a CDS encoding methyl-accepting chemotaxis protein, giving the protein MKFNSIKSKLILVSIVILTIPLIILGVFSYQKSEQSLNELGKTNLKNSVEMTVEMIDSLNREVENGSLSLENAQEEVKKTILGEMDNDGTRPINPQIDLGDHGYMFILDENGIQMAHPFLEGENSWDTVDPDGIKSTQQLIKKAQSGGGFTYFSWPMPNNEDQIEPKVAFSKEDPNWGWTVVAGTYMMDFNKPAEQIFNVIFIVTGVALLLGSILIWLYANRITKPIKKVTVRMNELADGDLTNEPILLKAKDETGQLAEALNHMQDQLKNMISGVSQASEQLSSQSEELTQSASEVKAGSDQVAATMSELATGAETQATSASDLASGIQRFTKYVEEANENGEQIQSESENVLILTKDGTELMDASKTQMNQIDIIVKDAVDKVKGLDNQTKDISKLVAVIQDVAEQTNLLALNAAIEAARAGEHGKGFAVVADEVRKLAEQVSESVTDITRIVDHIQSESGSVTARLEDGYKEVEEGTKQINATDEKFHGINEAITNMAERINAVTDNLSSIAGGSQQMNSSIEDIAAISEESAAGIEETSASSEQTSASMEEVTASSSELAKLAEELHEMVKQFKI; this is encoded by the coding sequence ATGAAATTCAATTCTATCAAATCAAAACTTATTCTCGTTTCTATTGTAATACTTACGATTCCTTTAATTATTTTAGGGGTTTTCAGCTATCAAAAAAGTGAACAGAGTTTAAATGAACTTGGGAAAACCAATTTAAAGAACAGTGTGGAAATGACAGTTGAGATGATTGACTCTCTGAACCGAGAAGTTGAAAACGGCTCTTTATCACTGGAAAATGCGCAAGAAGAAGTGAAGAAAACGATTCTCGGTGAAATGGATAATGATGGTACACGTCCAATCAACCCGCAAATTGACTTGGGTGACCACGGGTATATGTTCATCTTAGACGAAAACGGCATACAAATGGCGCATCCCTTCCTGGAAGGTGAAAACAGCTGGGACACAGTCGATCCGGATGGGATTAAGTCTACACAACAGCTTATTAAAAAAGCGCAATCTGGTGGTGGCTTCACTTATTTTTCTTGGCCGATGCCGAATAACGAGGATCAAATAGAACCAAAAGTAGCTTTTTCTAAAGAAGATCCAAACTGGGGATGGACGGTCGTCGCCGGTACATATATGATGGATTTTAACAAACCAGCCGAACAAATATTCAATGTGATCTTCATTGTAACAGGTGTCGCTCTTTTACTCGGATCGATCCTGATCTGGCTCTATGCAAATCGCATCACTAAGCCGATTAAAAAAGTCACTGTCAGAATGAATGAACTGGCTGACGGGGACTTGACCAATGAACCCATTTTACTAAAGGCAAAGGATGAAACCGGTCAGCTTGCGGAAGCTCTCAATCATATGCAGGATCAATTAAAGAATATGATTTCAGGGGTGTCACAGGCATCTGAACAGCTTTCGAGTCAAAGTGAAGAACTTACTCAATCAGCCAGTGAGGTAAAAGCTGGTTCTGACCAGGTCGCTGCCACAATGAGTGAATTGGCAACAGGAGCTGAAACACAAGCGACAAGTGCAAGTGACTTGGCATCGGGTATACAACGATTTACCAAATACGTCGAAGAAGCAAATGAAAATGGTGAACAGATCCAAAGCGAATCTGAGAACGTCCTCATTTTAACAAAAGATGGGACAGAACTGATGGATGCCTCAAAAACACAAATGAATCAAATTGACATCATTGTTAAAGACGCCGTGGATAAGGTAAAAGGGCTTGATAACCAAACTAAAGATATTTCCAAACTGGTTGCGGTTATTCAGGACGTCGCAGAACAGACTAATTTGCTTGCGCTGAATGCAGCCATTGAAGCGGCCAGAGCTGGTGAACATGGCAAAGGTTTTGCTGTAGTGGCTGATGAAGTCCGGAAGCTGGCTGAACAAGTCTCAGAATCTGTTACCGATATCACTCGAATCGTGGATCATATACAATCTGAATCTGGAAGTGTGACTGCACGCTTGGAAGACGGGTATAAAGAAGTTGAGGAAGGCACCAAACAAATCAATGCAACGGATGAGAAATTCCATGGAATTAACGAGGCCATTACCAATATGGCCGAACGCATTAACGCTGTCACAGACAATCTTTCTTCCATAGCAGGCGGCAGTCAGCAAATGAACAGCTCAATTGAAGACATTGCTGCCATTTCTGAAGAATCCGCTGCCGGCATCGAAGAAACGTCTGCCTCATCAGAACAAACAAGCGCATCCATGGAAGAAGTCACCGCAAGCTCCAGCGAACTCGCTAAACTCGCTGAAGAATTACATGAGATGGTTAAGCAATTTAAAATATAA
- a CDS encoding chemotaxis protein CheX, with the protein MASSTAEKQHSKAITLLLNGTNASMKNIIPLQHNTGKAEMQGNTFSMEYGVLIGITGDVGGKLVLSGHSNTFRAIGKAMFGMPLEDDMLPSFSGELGNMIAGGLSTFISANEVHINITAPTLLQGNTVISGYKLAIKVTTAFEQAGDLSVYLMLD; encoded by the coding sequence ATGGCGAGCAGTACCGCTGAGAAACAGCACAGCAAAGCGATAACTTTATTACTAAACGGCACGAATGCTTCAATGAAAAACATCATTCCTTTGCAGCACAATACCGGAAAGGCAGAAATGCAAGGAAATACTTTTTCAATGGAATACGGCGTATTAATTGGGATTACTGGTGATGTTGGAGGTAAGCTTGTCCTTTCCGGCCATTCCAATACATTTCGTGCAATTGGAAAAGCCATGTTTGGAATGCCACTTGAAGACGATATGCTGCCTTCGTTCAGCGGAGAGCTTGGCAATATGATTGCAGGTGGTCTTTCGACGTTTATATCAGCAAACGAGGTCCATATTAATATCACCGCTCCAACATTGCTGCAGGGCAATACTGTCATTTCAGGATACAAACTGGCGATCAAAGTTACAACCGCATTTGAGCAAGCCGGTGATCTGTCCGTTTATTTAATGCTAGATTAA
- a CDS encoding pyroglutamyl-peptidase I: MKKLLLTGFEPFLDNPINPTMAIVKALDQTELNGYQIIGGILPVDFSKTGEEMLKLIEAHDPDAVISLGLAAGRTQLTPERIAINCNDGPVDNTGHKPDGEKIIADGPDGYFSTLPIKDIVSACRENGLPAKISNTAGAYLCNHVMYQALHFFAQNNLDRPSGFIHLPASHELALEKSQASWASSDLKEGVITAITCLP, encoded by the coding sequence ATGAAAAAGCTATTATTAACAGGTTTTGAACCGTTTTTGGATAACCCGATTAACCCAACGATGGCCATTGTGAAGGCGTTGGACCAGACTGAATTGAACGGATACCAGATTATTGGCGGGATTTTGCCGGTGGATTTTTCCAAAACTGGAGAAGAGATGCTTAAACTTATTGAAGCTCATGACCCTGATGCTGTGATCTCACTAGGACTGGCAGCGGGAAGGACACAGCTGACACCTGAACGCATTGCCATCAACTGTAACGACGGTCCGGTAGATAATACAGGCCATAAACCAGATGGTGAAAAAATAATCGCAGACGGCCCAGATGGCTATTTTTCTACACTACCCATTAAAGACATCGTTTCAGCGTGCAGGGAAAATGGGCTTCCCGCGAAGATTTCGAATACGGCAGGTGCCTACTTATGCAATCATGTCATGTATCAGGCACTGCATTTCTTCGCTCAGAACAACCTGGATCGTCCGAGCGGGTTTATTCATCTCCCGGCATCACATGAACTTGCCCTGGAAAAGTCGCAAGCAAGCTGGGCTTCCAGTGACCTTAAAGAAGGTGTCATAACGGCGATTACATGCCTGCCCTGA
- a CDS encoding MDR family MFS transporter, whose product MPRYIWLLVIGTTINVTGASLLWPLNTIYMHNELGKTLAFAGFILMLNQGASIMGNLLGGVLFDKVSAFKTIILGTGTAFLAAVMLSFYHTIVPYSILLVIIGFGSGITIPVMFAMAGSVWPEGGRKTFNAIYVAQNLGVAIGASVGGFVASVSFNYIFMANAFMFGLFLLLVLTTYKGMDQEKDRLMSTTIIDQSASIKDKTAFKRLLILSIGFLVAWIAYSQWQSTIASHTQDLGIPLEQYSALWAINGFLIVIGQPLVSWVTKRITSVKQHIYIGTVIMMISFFVASFAEIFTMFAAAMVILTLGEMLVWPAIPSLANDLAPRGRAGFYQGFINSVSAAGRMTGPFLGGLFVDVYNINLLFIILFGLLIIPFVTTHYYDRGLKASQ is encoded by the coding sequence ATGCCGCGCTACATATGGCTGCTGGTGATTGGCACAACGATTAACGTTACGGGTGCATCGCTTCTTTGGCCGTTAAACACCATTTATATGCATAATGAACTGGGGAAGACACTTGCTTTTGCAGGGTTTATCTTAATGTTGAACCAAGGGGCTTCGATTATGGGCAACTTGCTTGGTGGCGTTCTGTTTGATAAAGTCAGTGCCTTCAAAACCATTATTTTGGGCACAGGCACCGCTTTTCTGGCAGCGGTGATGCTGTCCTTTTACCATACGATTGTGCCATATTCCATATTGCTCGTCATTATTGGCTTTGGTTCCGGCATTACCATTCCTGTCATGTTTGCTATGGCTGGGTCTGTCTGGCCTGAGGGCGGGCGAAAAACTTTTAATGCTATTTACGTCGCACAGAATCTCGGTGTGGCGATCGGAGCCTCTGTGGGCGGATTTGTAGCAAGCGTGTCTTTTAATTATATTTTCATGGCTAACGCTTTTATGTTCGGTTTATTTCTTCTACTTGTACTGACAACTTATAAGGGGATGGACCAGGAGAAAGACCGTCTCATGAGTACTACCATTATTGATCAGAGTGCATCTATTAAAGATAAGACGGCTTTTAAAAGGCTGCTCATTCTTTCAATCGGATTTTTGGTAGCCTGGATTGCCTATAGTCAGTGGCAATCAACCATCGCCTCTCATACCCAGGATCTCGGTATTCCTTTGGAGCAGTATAGTGCCTTATGGGCGATCAACGGTTTTTTGATCGTCATTGGTCAGCCACTGGTGAGTTGGGTGACCAAACGCATTACGTCTGTCAAACAGCATATTTACATAGGGACAGTTATTATGATGATCTCGTTCTTTGTAGCAAGCTTTGCGGAGATCTTTACAATGTTTGCAGCGGCAATGGTCATTTTAACACTTGGTGAAATGCTTGTCTGGCCTGCAATTCCGTCACTAGCCAACGATTTAGCTCCAAGAGGGCGGGCAGGATTTTATCAAGGCTTTATCAACAGTGTTTCAGCAGCGGGCCGGATGACTGGACCGTTTCTGGGTGGTTTGTTTGTCGATGTGTATAACATTAACTTATTGTTTATCATTCTGTTTGGTCTTTTAATCATCCCGTTTGTCACGACGCATTATTACGACCGTGGTTTAAAAGCGAGTCAATGA
- a CDS encoding Cof-type HAD-IIB family hydrolase has product MSDIKLIALDMDGTLLNTAEEISAYTKEVIGEALDLGVHVVLSTGRALPTCYPYAETLGLKSYLVTVNGGEIWTMEKQLVERHLLEPDLVENIYRLALRKELKTWMITTEKVYFNERPEDFHAHEWLKLGGHTLDEASLESFIKEVSHYEGLELTNSLPINVEINPKGVSKASALKRVCRELGFTMDEVMAVGDSLNDMKMIQEAGLGVAMKNGQEAIKKAADYMTDTNNQDGVAKAIETFVLKR; this is encoded by the coding sequence ATGTCTGATATTAAATTGATTGCGCTTGATATGGATGGGACCCTATTGAACACAGCTGAAGAGATTTCCGCTTACACCAAAGAGGTGATCGGCGAAGCACTAGACTTGGGTGTTCACGTTGTATTGTCAACAGGGCGAGCGTTACCGACATGTTATCCATACGCGGAAACACTCGGTCTCAAGTCTTACCTTGTAACGGTGAATGGCGGCGAGATATGGACCATGGAGAAGCAACTTGTCGAACGGCATTTGCTTGAACCGGATCTTGTTGAAAACATCTATAGACTGGCCTTGCGAAAAGAGCTTAAAACCTGGATGATTACGACTGAAAAGGTATATTTTAATGAGCGTCCAGAAGATTTCCACGCACATGAGTGGCTGAAGCTGGGTGGTCACACGCTTGACGAAGCATCTCTTGAATCTTTTATTAAAGAAGTTTCCCATTATGAAGGACTTGAATTGACGAACTCTTTGCCCATAAACGTTGAAATTAATCCAAAGGGTGTCAGTAAAGCAAGTGCTTTAAAACGTGTTTGCCGGGAGCTCGGATTTACAATGGATGAGGTCATGGCAGTTGGAGACAGTCTCAATGATATGAAAATGATTCAGGAAGCGGGTCTCGGTGTTGCGATGAAGAACGGGCAGGAAGCGATCAAGAAAGCTGCCGATTATATGACAGACACCAATAATCAAGATGGGGTTGCCAAAGCCATTGAAACGTTTGTCCTAAAAAGATAA
- a CDS encoding cold-shock protein: MSFSRRPKEPVPEVETNVWACISDDCQGWMRESFSFEETPKCPLCKSEMKQEVRTLPELQ, translated from the coding sequence ATGTCTTTTTCCAGAAGGCCAAAAGAGCCGGTTCCTGAAGTGGAGACAAACGTTTGGGCATGTATCAGTGACGATTGCCAAGGGTGGATGAGGGAGTCCTTCAGTTTTGAAGAAACACCAAAATGTCCTCTTTGTAAATCAGAAATGAAACAGGAAGTCCGTACACTGCCTGAATTGCAATAA
- a CDS encoding IDEAL domain-containing protein, whose product MVKVKMLKPYYIKIHTKTLRIVLAYQYFSVFINEHTYQFIPIESSEIRVNLQTKKIENTDARFAFQKGKSIMYMTMTELSRLPDFLEQLHGICEPYYESDNNKCDASQKEEVLDLITELENLNRHRLIDKALDEGDYEAFQKLTQHF is encoded by the coding sequence ATGGTAAAGGTGAAAATGCTGAAGCCGTATTATATAAAGATCCACACCAAGACACTAAGAATTGTGCTGGCATATCAATACTTCTCAGTTTTTATTAACGAGCATACCTATCAATTTATTCCAATTGAATCCAGTGAAATTCGAGTCAACTTGCAGACAAAGAAAATCGAAAATACGGATGCACGTTTTGCTTTTCAAAAAGGGAAAAGCATTATGTATATGACCATGACAGAACTAAGCCGTCTGCCGGACTTTCTTGAGCAGCTACACGGCATTTGTGAACCTTATTATGAAAGCGATAACAATAAATGTGACGCTTCTCAAAAAGAGGAAGTTTTGGATTTGATTACAGAGCTGGAGAATCTAAATAGACACCGTCTGATTGATAAGGCGCTTGACGAAGGGGACTACGAAGCGTTTCAAAAACTGACACAACATTTTTAG
- a CDS encoding IDEAL domain-containing protein yields MVSVRVLKPYYLKVDRDYIRVILAYQYFTIAINGEIYQFVPKKDREIIIDRKTQKIVNTDAVLTFQKGVEVKYVPMVDLISVPDFLIQLYAITKTYYKESDRLQEKSVDEAYTELIISELENMNVKREIDKALDNRDEQAFRDLVEQL; encoded by the coding sequence ATGGTCAGTGTCAGAGTGTTGAAGCCTTATTATTTAAAGGTAGACCGTGATTATATACGAGTAATTTTGGCTTATCAGTATTTTACGATAGCCATAAATGGTGAAATCTATCAATTTGTTCCTAAAAAAGATAGAGAGATTATTATTGATCGTAAAACACAAAAAATCGTCAATACGGATGCTGTCCTCACGTTTCAAAAGGGTGTAGAAGTTAAGTATGTTCCGATGGTTGATTTAATTTCCGTCCCGGATTTCCTTATACAGCTCTATGCAATCACGAAAACGTATTATAAGGAATCGGACCGTCTGCAGGAAAAGTCCGTAGATGAGGCATATACTGAACTTATTATTTCTGAATTGGAAAACATGAACGTGAAGCGCGAGATCGATAAAGCGCTCGATAATCGAGATGAACAAGCGTTCCGCGATCTCGTGGAACAGTTATAG
- a CDS encoding gamma-glutamyltransferase family protein: MHLDSLYHPYPSQRMTTYSRKGMVATSQPIAAQIGVDILKQGGNAVDAAIATAAALTVVEPTTTGVGGDAFAIVWMNEKMYGINGSGPAPESISIDAVKELGYEAMPKYGFIPVTVPGAPATWAALSERFGNLSLRETLQPAINYAREGFALTPVLGKYWERAYHIFKEHTSGEAFTHWFETFAKNGPPKIGDMWASEDLARTLERIGDTGAEAFYRGELADQIDAFSKKHGGFLSRDDLAKYRAEWVDPISVNYRGYDVWELPPNSQGLVALMALNILEGFEFGEKETVATYHKQMEAMKLAFADGFKHITEEHRMMYTPEELMNLDYIARRRALIGERALMPEAGEPRQGGTVYLAAADGDGNMVSFIQSNYMGFGSGLVVPGTGISLQNRGYDFSLDPSHINALKGGKKTFHTIIPGFMTEGDQAVGPFGVMGGFMMPHGHVQLVMNTIDFHLNPQAALDAPRWQWMKNKLIKVEPGFPLHIAQALGRKGHQIEYAGDHGGFGRGQIIWRNSETGVLMGGTESRTDGSIAVW, from the coding sequence ATGCATCTGGACAGCCTATATCATCCGTATCCATCACAAAGAATGACCACGTACAGTCGTAAAGGCATGGTGGCAACATCCCAGCCGATCGCAGCTCAAATTGGTGTGGATATCCTGAAGCAAGGCGGAAATGCGGTTGACGCAGCTATTGCAACAGCTGCTGCTCTAACTGTGGTGGAACCGACAACAACAGGGGTTGGCGGTGATGCTTTTGCAATCGTGTGGATGAATGAAAAAATGTATGGTATTAACGGAAGTGGACCTGCACCTGAGTCCATCTCCATTGATGCAGTAAAAGAACTGGGATATGAAGCAATGCCTAAATACGGATTTATCCCGGTTACAGTACCTGGAGCCCCAGCAACATGGGCAGCGTTATCAGAACGTTTTGGGAACTTATCACTAAGAGAAACCCTTCAGCCTGCCATTAATTACGCAAGAGAGGGTTTCGCATTAACACCTGTGCTGGGAAAGTATTGGGAGCGGGCGTATCATATATTTAAGGAACACACCAGCGGAGAAGCCTTCACACACTGGTTTGAGACATTTGCCAAAAATGGGCCTCCGAAAATTGGGGATATGTGGGCTTCCGAAGACCTCGCCCGTACATTGGAACGCATTGGCGACACAGGTGCTGAAGCATTCTATCGTGGGGAATTGGCTGACCAAATCGATGCTTTCTCGAAAAAACATGGCGGCTTTTTATCACGTGATGACTTAGCCAAATACCGAGCAGAGTGGGTCGATCCGATCTCTGTCAATTATCGGGGGTATGATGTATGGGAGCTGCCTCCGAACAGTCAGGGTCTTGTCGCACTGATGGCCTTGAACATCCTGGAAGGGTTTGAATTTGGAGAGAAAGAGACGGTTGCTACATATCATAAACAGATGGAAGCGATGAAACTTGCTTTTGCGGATGGGTTTAAGCATATTACAGAAGAACATCGAATGATGTACACGCCAGAGGAATTGATGAATCTGGATTATATTGCGCGTCGGCGTGCTTTGATCGGCGAGAGAGCATTGATGCCTGAAGCAGGAGAGCCGCGTCAGGGTGGTACCGTCTACTTGGCGGCAGCGGATGGTGACGGAAATATGGTCTCTTTTATTCAAAGCAATTATATGGGTTTTGGTTCAGGTTTGGTTGTTCCGGGTACAGGTATTTCGCTGCAAAACAGAGGCTATGACTTTTCTCTTGATCCTTCACATATCAATGCGCTTAAAGGTGGTAAAAAAACGTTCCATACCATCATACCCGGATTTATGACAGAAGGAGACCAAGCAGTCGGTCCATTTGGGGTGATGGGTGGATTTATGATGCCACATGGCCATGTTCAACTTGTAATGAACACAATCGATTTTCATTTAAACCCTCAGGCAGCACTTGATGCGCCACGTTGGCAATGGATGAAGAACAAGTTGATTAAGGTCGAGCCTGGTTTTCCATTGCATATTGCACAGGCACTCGGCCGTAAAGGTCACCAGATTGAATATGCCGGAGACCATGGCGGGTTTGGGCGCGGTCAAATTATCTGGCGCAATTCTGAAACAGGCGTTTTGATGGGAGGCACGGAAAGCCGTACAGACGGGAGTATTGCAGTGTGGTAA